The following proteins come from a genomic window of Pseudomonas cichorii:
- a CDS encoding SDR family oxidoreductase codes for MKFASTNNGRVALVTGAARGIGLGIAAWLITEGWQVVLADLDRARGAKVAGVLGDNALFIAMDVASEDQVAAGVAEVLRRFGRLDALVCNAAVADPHNTTLESLDLAHWNRVLGVNLSGPMLLAKHCAPYLRAHCGSIVNLSSTRARQSEPDTEAYAASKGGLLALTHALAISLGPEIRVNAVSPGWIDARDPSLRRAEPLTDVDHAQHPAGRVGSVEDVAAMVGWLLSRHAGFVTGQEFVVDGGMSKKMIYAD; via the coding sequence ATGAAATTCGCCAGCACCAACAACGGCCGTGTGGCTCTGGTGACCGGAGCGGCACGCGGGATCGGCCTGGGCATCGCTGCCTGGCTGATCACCGAGGGCTGGCAGGTGGTGCTGGCCGACCTTGATCGTGCCCGTGGTGCGAAAGTGGCCGGTGTGCTGGGTGACAATGCCCTGTTCATTGCCATGGACGTTGCCAGCGAGGATCAGGTAGCCGCGGGTGTGGCCGAAGTGCTCAGGCGCTTTGGTCGCCTCGATGCGCTGGTGTGCAATGCGGCCGTTGCCGACCCCCATAACACCACTCTCGAAAGCCTCGATCTGGCTCACTGGAATCGAGTGCTGGGTGTGAACCTCAGCGGTCCGATGCTGCTGGCCAAGCATTGTGCGCCGTATCTGCGCGCTCATTGCGGCAGCATCGTCAATCTGAGCTCGACCCGTGCCAGGCAGTCCGAACCCGATACCGAGGCCTACGCGGCGAGCAAGGGCGGCCTGCTGGCCCTGACTCATGCGCTGGCCATCAGTCTCGGTCCGGAGATTCGCGTCAACGCTGTGAGTCCTGGCTGGATCGATGCGCGGGATCCTTCCCTGCGTCGTGCCGAGCCGTTGACCGATGTCGACCATGCCCAGCACCCGGCGGGGCGTGTAGGCAGCGTGGAGGATGTCGCGGCGATGGTTGGCTGGCTGCTGTCGCGTCATGCCGGTTTCGTTACCGGGCAGGAGTTCGTGGTGGACGGTGGTATGAGCAAGAAGATGATTTACGCCGACT